A window of Gloeocapsopsis sp. IPPAS B-1203 contains these coding sequences:
- a CDS encoding type IV pilin-like G/H family protein: protein MKAELKAKLLKNLNPKNQDQGFTLIELLVVIIIIGILSVIALPTFLKQAAKARQSEAKNNVDAMNRSQQVYYLENQTFTEDINMLSIGISSSNNYSYFSVATADGITSGVANKAKALESDLKGYAGGVFRTAGQTTQTIMCEVLIAGTDLPESPNSGSACDAATQTRMK, encoded by the coding sequence ATGAAGGCAGAACTAAAAGCAAAGTTGCTGAAAAACCTGAACCCAAAGAATCAGGATCAAGGCTTCACGCTGATTGAACTGCTTGTAGTGATTATTATTATAGGTATTTTGTCTGTGATCGCTTTACCTACATTTCTTAAGCAAGCTGCTAAGGCTCGGCAATCGGAAGCAAAAAATAACGTTGACGCAATGAATCGATCACAGCAAGTTTACTATCTTGAGAACCAAACTTTTACAGAAGACATTAATATGCTAAGTATTGGTATCTCTAGTAGCAATAATTACTCGTATTTTTCAGTAGCTACGGCTGATGGAATAACAAGTGGTGTCGCGAATAAAGCTAAGGCGCTGGAATCCGATCTCAAAGGCTATGCTGGTGGTGTTTTCAGAACGGCTGGACAAACTACTCAAACAATTATGTGTGAGGTTCTTATTGCTGGAACCGACTTACCGGAAAGCCCAAATAGTGGTAGTGCTTGCGATGCGGCTACTCAAACTCGTATGAAATAG